The Sphaerochaeta sp. genome segment CCAAATCATGCTATCTTATGGGAGAATATGGAAAACAATGGGAGTACCATGAGGAACTTTGACGATAGCCAGCTCAGGAAACGTACATGGGACAACGGGATCATTTCCTTTTTGGTCGCCATCCATGAACAGAAAGGAAGGCAGGAGCTGTACATCAGGCAGAAACCTGTTGAACTGGAGCGTCTGGTTGAGATAGCAAAAATCCAAAGTACGGAAAGCTCGAACAAGATCGAAGGGATCGGAACTTCCAACGCCCGGATGCGGCAACTTGTCGCGGAAAAGACTACACCCCGAACCCGTGACGAGGAGGAAATAGCCGGCTATCGGGATGCGTTGAAGATGATCCATGACAGCTATGCCCACATGCCGGTATCTTCGAATATCATTCTGCAATTGCACCAGATCCTTTTGTCGTATACCAGCAAATCGTATGGTGGCAAGTTCAAGAACATACAGAATTATATCAGCGAGACACTTCCTGATGGTTCGGAAGCAACGAGGTTTACGCCGCTTGCGCCGTTTGAGACACCGGATGCGATAGCCGCAATCTGTACAAGTTACCAACAGGCGATCGAGCAGCAATTTGTGGATCCGCTCATTTTGATTCCCATTTTCATTTGCGATTTTCTCTGTATCCATCCCTTCATTGATGGCAATGGGCGCATGAGCCGTCTGCTCACGACGTTACTGCTCTATCAAAATGGATTCATGGTAGGGAAATATATCAGCCTGGAAAAAAAGATCGAGCTTACCAAGGAAAGCTATTACGAAGTACTGGGACAAATATCCGCGGGTTGGCGTGAGGGGAAGAATGATGATACACCTTTCATCACGTATTTCCTTGGAATTGTCCTGAACAGCTATCGTGACTTCGAAGACAGACTTGGATCGGTAGACCGGAAAAGTACTGCGTATGCTATTGTCCGAAAAGCGGTCAGCGAGAAGGTAGGATTGTTCAGGAAAGCCGAGATCCTGGAATCATGCCCCCGTATCATGAGTTCTTCGGTGGAAGCTGCACTGAAGAAGCTCAAAGACGAAGGATATGTCCTCGTACAGGGGAAAGGGAAGAACACGCGGTACATGCGGAAT includes the following:
- a CDS encoding Fic family protein, with product MRNFDDSQLRKRTWDNGIISFLVAIHEQKGRQELYIRQKPVELERLVEIAKIQSTESSNKIEGIGTSNARMRQLVAEKTTPRTRDEEEIAGYRDALKMIHDSYAHMPVSSNIILQLHQILLSYTSKSYGGKFKNIQNYISETLPDGSEATRFTPLAPFETPDAIAAICTSYQQAIEQQFVDPLILIPIFICDFLCIHPFIDGNGRMSRLLTTLLLYQNGFMVGKYISLEKKIELTKESYYEVLGQISAGWREGKNDDTPFITYFLGIVLNSYRDFEDRLGSVDRKSTAYAIVRKAVSEKVGLFRKAEILESCPRIMSSSVEAALKKLKDEGYVLVQGKGKNTRYMRNPDHQ